A window of the Branchiostoma lanceolatum isolate klBraLanc5 chromosome 13, klBraLanc5.hap2, whole genome shotgun sequence genome harbors these coding sequences:
- the LOC136447524 gene encoding uncharacterized protein — MMVGTFGIFGRNSLFVLYESSLSRDSESYWSKVTQFLEFTFSIQTAGYASWATALNLKGRQNEVVGVLARGRDRLNSQRQFLQPFTMQWPTGIYGLPRTDTGCPVAAGARWRTGDRYHDTEDTAGNNDWIDDLHFDGDFWNNNMEQKFCMKTNAEEGDGSWPRGNYCIFKKGGCPGGFWWGKLKWDDEDTSNGNTVSGVLPDGMYNRDTEIEYCCRNDGNANTEIALPTLKPFYLFRYTSGCQKVKDMSVREEWFWWDDENFRNANENHGSHPYDDGGRKNHRVHYCYYT, encoded by the exons CGTTCGGAATCTTCGGAAGAAACTCACTGTTCGTGTTGTACGAGAGCAGTCTCTCACGGGACTCCGAGAGCTACTGGTCAAAG GTCACACAGTTCCTGGAGTTCACGTTCTCAATTCAAACCGCCGGGTACGCCTCCTGGGCCACTGCTCTCAACCTCAAAGGACGGCAAAATGAAGTTGTAGGTGTTCTCGCCAGAGGGCGTGACAGGTTGAATTCTCAGAGGCAGTTTCTCCAACCGTTCACCATGC AATGGCCAACTGGTATCTACGGTTTACCCCGGACGGACACAGGCTGCCCTGTAGCTGCAGGCGCTAGATGGAGAACGGGCGATCGTTACCATGACACTGAGGATACAGCCGGCAACAACGATTGGATCGACGACCTGCATTTTGATGGCGACTTCTGGAATAACAACATGGAACAAAAATTCTGCATGAAG ACTAACGCCGAAGAGGGTGATGGGAGCTGGCCACGTGGTAACTACTGTATCTTCAAGAAGGGCGGCTGTCCTGGAG gTTTCTGGTGGGGCAAGCTGAAATGGGACGACGAAGATACAAGCAATGGCAACACCGTTAGTGGCGTGTTGCCTGACGGGATGTACAACAGGGACACTGAGATCGAGTACTGTTGCCGTAACGACGGGAATGCGAACACGGAAATCGCCCTGCCCACCCTTAAACCCTTCTATCTCTTCCGCTATACGAGTGGATGTCAAAAG GTTAAAGACATGTCTGTCCGTGAGGAGTGGTTCTGGTGGGACGATGAAAACTTTCGAAACGCTAACGAAAACCATGGCTCTCACCCGTACGATGACGGCGGCCGTAAGAACCACCGTGTCCACTATTGTTACTACACTTAA